The following are encoded together in the uncultured Draconibacterium sp. genome:
- a CDS encoding sodium:alanine symporter family protein, which yields MNKLNDILSLIDGYIGGSQWFVFLLLGTGIFFTIYLKFPQFRYLKHSLRIVRGKFDKEGDQGDTSHFQALTTALSGTVGTGNIAGVALAIHLGGPAALFWMLVTAAVGMTTKFVEVTLSHKYREVASDGSISGGPMYYMKNRLNMKWLAGIFAVATVLSSFGTGSLPQINSISNSLFQTFGINHMLTGAVLAVLLGLVIIGGIKRIAKVTSTLVPLMAGIYFIGALAVILYNYENIIPSLVAIIGQVFTGSAAVGGFLGGSIAFAFNRGVNRGLFSNEAGQGSAPIAHAAARAHEPVSEGLVALLEPFIDTIIICSLTGLVLLSSGVWTEKMENQFQEADLVVLTDSYSDKTETDKATLYNYLAGKSELDQFTGNLSVIDGIIQNQPTVIHARSVAEEVKVWVNKQPYNGELDFNNGKLINTNNVTLTGKSLMHSAPLTTVAFTRSWFGEYGKYIVSIGLLMFAFSTAISWSYYGDRAITYLFGVKGVVWFRLVYVVGFFFASFADTTIVWTLSGITIALMTIPNLFGILSLSKEMKTEVKLFWKEYATRFPGEKVPKG from the coding sequence ATGAATAAACTAAACGACATTCTTTCTCTTATTGATGGTTACATTGGCGGATCGCAGTGGTTCGTATTCCTTTTATTGGGCACAGGTATCTTTTTTACCATCTATTTAAAATTTCCGCAATTTCGTTATTTGAAACATTCACTTCGTATCGTCCGTGGGAAATTTGACAAAGAGGGAGACCAGGGAGATACTTCCCATTTTCAGGCGTTAACAACTGCTTTGTCGGGTACGGTAGGAACAGGAAATATTGCAGGAGTTGCCCTGGCCATTCACCTGGGAGGACCGGCAGCACTCTTTTGGATGCTGGTAACTGCAGCAGTGGGTATGACCACCAAATTTGTTGAAGTAACATTGTCGCATAAATACCGCGAAGTGGCCAGCGACGGCTCCATTTCCGGTGGCCCCATGTACTACATGAAAAACCGCTTGAACATGAAATGGCTGGCCGGAATATTTGCAGTAGCCACTGTACTTTCTTCGTTTGGAACAGGAAGTTTACCTCAAATAAACAGTATTTCCAATTCACTTTTTCAAACCTTTGGCATTAACCACATGTTAACCGGTGCGGTACTTGCTGTGCTTTTAGGATTGGTTATTATTGGAGGTATTAAACGCATCGCAAAAGTAACTTCAACACTGGTTCCGCTTATGGCAGGAATTTATTTTATTGGTGCACTTGCCGTTATACTTTACAATTACGAAAATATTATTCCATCGTTAGTGGCCATAATCGGACAGGTGTTTACAGGTTCGGCAGCCGTTGGTGGCTTTTTAGGCGGAAGTATTGCTTTTGCTTTTAACCGGGGAGTAAACCGCGGATTGTTTTCGAATGAAGCCGGACAAGGATCGGCTCCGATTGCACACGCTGCAGCACGGGCACACGAACCTGTTTCGGAAGGATTGGTTGCGCTTTTGGAACCATTTATCGATACCATTATTATTTGTTCGCTAACCGGATTGGTTTTGCTTTCATCGGGTGTTTGGACCGAAAAAATGGAGAATCAGTTTCAGGAAGCCGATCTTGTGGTTTTAACTGACTCGTATTCTGACAAAACTGAAACGGACAAAGCAACACTGTACAACTATTTAGCCGGTAAAAGTGAATTAGATCAATTTACAGGTAACCTGTCGGTTATTGATGGTATAATCCAAAATCAGCCCACAGTAATTCATGCCCGCTCGGTTGCCGAAGAGGTAAAAGTTTGGGTTAATAAACAGCCGTACAACGGCGAACTCGATTTTAACAACGGGAAATTAATCAATACGAACAACGTAACGCTAACCGGTAAATCACTGATGCACAGCGCACCACTTACTACAGTGGCATTTACCCGCAGCTGGTTTGGCGAATATGGAAAATACATTGTTTCCATCGGGCTACTAATGTTTGCTTTTTCCACTGCAATTAGCTGGTCGTATTATGGCGACCGCGCCATTACTTATTTATTTGGAGTAAAGGGTGTGGTTTGGTTCCGTTTGGTTTATGTTGTTGGATTTTTCTTCGCCTCATTTGCCGACACCACAATTGTTTGGACCCTCTCGGGAATTACAATTGCCTTAATGACAATTCCAAACTTATTTGGAATCCTTTCACTATCAAAAGAAATGAAAACAGAAGTGAAGCTTTTCTGGAAAGAATACGCCACTCGTTTTCCGGGAGAAAAAGTTCCAAAAGGATAA
- a CDS encoding AI-2E family transporter yields MKDLRTTNILLLIIVIPLVFYILKILSFIFIPLIMAMFISILFLPLMRWLKKRRVPQIISILIVIIIFIGVFKIGGELVKISSAEIRATEDVFFKKAETKIVDLVLIVEDFFGIERVQGETILHHYLNEDTYAKKFGSTIGFLSNMLSMTLMTAFFVILLLSESINFQKILNSTLFKLKHASVRTFMHIERDILKFIKVKFIISLFTGIGFSIACLIFDVSYPIFWGLFAFVFNFVQMIGSIISVLALALFAFIELDPSGTLLLFVFSIIFVQVVLGGVIEPIMMGKTFALNVVTVLVMLMLWGYLWNVPGLIMSIPLTVFIKIVLEQFPRTKVIADLMSGTKPQIKIVKKRG; encoded by the coding sequence ATGAAAGATCTGAGAACAACAAATATCCTTTTACTGATTATCGTAATTCCACTTGTATTTTACATCCTGAAAATATTGTCATTCATTTTTATCCCGCTAATAATGGCAATGTTTATTTCCATCTTGTTTCTGCCCTTAATGCGCTGGTTAAAAAAGCGTCGCGTGCCGCAAATAATAAGTATTCTGATAGTGATTATAATTTTTATCGGAGTTTTTAAAATTGGCGGTGAGTTGGTAAAAATTTCGAGTGCAGAAATTCGTGCTACCGAGGATGTTTTTTTCAAAAAAGCAGAAACAAAAATTGTAGATCTGGTTTTAATTGTAGAAGATTTTTTTGGCATCGAACGAGTGCAGGGAGAAACAATTTTGCATCATTATTTAAACGAAGATACGTATGCTAAAAAGTTTGGGTCGACCATTGGTTTTTTGAGTAATATGTTGAGTATGACATTGATGACTGCCTTTTTTGTGATTTTGTTGTTGAGCGAGTCCATTAACTTTCAGAAAATATTAAACAGTACTTTATTTAAACTTAAGCATGCCTCAGTGCGCACCTTTATGCACATCGAAAGGGATATTCTCAAATTTATTAAGGTAAAGTTTATTATCAGTCTTTTTACCGGAATTGGTTTTAGTATTGCCTGTTTGATTTTTGATGTCAGCTATCCTATTTTCTGGGGTTTGTTTGCTTTTGTATTCAACTTTGTACAAATGATCGGCTCCATAATTTCGGTACTGGCGCTGGCTCTTTTTGCTTTTATCGAACTCGACCCATCGGGAACATTGCTGTTATTTGTGTTTAGCATAATCTTTGTTCAGGTGGTATTGGGTGGCGTTATTGAACCAATAATGATGGGCAAAACATTTGCGCTAAATGTTGTAACAGTGTTGGTTATGCTTATGTTGTGGGGGTATCTTTGGAATGTTCCGGGTTTAATTATGTCCATTCCACTCACGGTATTTATAAAAATTGTGCTGGAACAGTTTCCGCGAACAAAGGTTATTGCCGATTTAATGTCGGGTACAAAACCACAAATAAAAATCGTAAAAAAAAGAGGCTGA
- a CDS encoding Tex family protein, translated as MQNKIIDIIAQNLGLKTIQVSNTIQLFSEGATVPFISRYRKERTGSLDEVQIQQIKEQNEKFVELEKRKETILKTIDEQGQLSADLKARIVACFDSVELEDIYLPYKPKRRTKATIAREKGLEPFAKILMKQVERDPEFRANSFLNDEVTNAEEALAGARDIIAEWVSENERARNIVRRGFDLGAVITSKVVKGKEEDAAKYRDYFDWKEPLKKCPSHRLLAMRRGENESFLRVSIAPDEERVLENLDRFFVKGNNQSSEQVFLAVKDSLKRLIQPSIETEFANLSKEKADDEAIKVFAENLKQLLLAPPLGQKRTLAIDPGYRTGCKVVCLDEQGNLLHNENIYPHKPQEERKMAAKKISSMVEMYQIEAIAIGNGTASRETEYFIKKLHFNRELRIYVVSEDGASVYSASTVARQEFPQYDVTVRGAVSIGRRLMDPLAELVKIDPKSIGVGQYQHDVDQKNLKSSLDSVVELSVNSVGVNLNTASKHLLTYISGLGPQLAENITNYRKENGMFESREALKKVPRMGPKAFEQAAGFLRIPEAVNPLDNSGVHPESYKIVKQIAKDLKCTLADLIRNEELVSKIDFQKYVTAEIGLPTLNDIKAELLKPGRDPRKPIKVFEFADGIFSINDLHVGMVLPGIVNNITKFGAFVDVGIKESGLIHVSEMADRFISDPNEIVKLHEHIKVRVKEVDIPRKRIQLSLKGVEQ; from the coding sequence ATGCAAAACAAAATAATTGATATAATTGCCCAAAACCTTGGACTGAAAACCATTCAGGTTTCAAATACCATTCAGCTTTTTAGCGAGGGTGCCACTGTTCCTTTTATATCGCGTTACCGAAAAGAACGTACCGGAAGTCTGGATGAAGTTCAGATTCAGCAAATAAAAGAACAAAATGAAAAGTTTGTTGAACTTGAAAAGCGAAAAGAAACCATTTTAAAAACCATCGATGAACAAGGCCAATTATCAGCTGATTTAAAAGCCCGGATTGTGGCTTGTTTTGACAGTGTTGAACTGGAAGATATTTACCTGCCATACAAACCAAAGCGAAGAACAAAAGCTACCATAGCCCGCGAAAAAGGATTGGAACCATTTGCCAAAATACTAATGAAACAAGTGGAACGCGACCCTGAATTTCGTGCCAACTCGTTTTTAAACGACGAAGTAACAAATGCAGAAGAGGCTTTGGCCGGAGCACGCGATATTATTGCAGAATGGGTAAGCGAAAACGAACGTGCCCGAAACATCGTTCGAAGAGGATTTGATTTGGGCGCCGTAATCACTTCAAAAGTAGTAAAAGGGAAAGAAGAAGACGCTGCCAAATACCGCGACTATTTCGACTGGAAAGAACCCTTAAAAAAATGTCCGTCGCACAGGTTGCTTGCCATGCGACGCGGCGAAAATGAAAGTTTTTTAAGGGTTTCTATTGCTCCTGACGAAGAACGCGTTTTGGAAAATCTCGACCGTTTTTTTGTAAAAGGAAACAACCAAAGTTCGGAGCAGGTATTTCTGGCCGTGAAAGACAGTTTAAAACGTTTGATACAACCTTCGATTGAAACTGAATTTGCGAACTTGTCAAAAGAAAAAGCAGACGACGAAGCCATAAAAGTATTTGCCGAAAACCTAAAACAACTTTTACTGGCTCCCCCACTGGGTCAAAAACGGACACTGGCCATCGATCCCGGCTACCGAACCGGCTGCAAAGTGGTTTGCCTCGACGAACAGGGAAACCTGCTACACAACGAAAACATTTACCCGCACAAACCGCAGGAAGAGCGAAAAATGGCCGCAAAAAAAATCAGCTCGATGGTGGAAATGTACCAGATTGAAGCCATTGCAATTGGAAACGGAACAGCCAGTCGCGAAACTGAATATTTCATCAAGAAATTACACTTTAATCGCGAGTTGCGTATTTATGTGGTTAGCGAAGATGGTGCCTCGGTTTATTCAGCATCAACAGTTGCCCGGCAGGAATTTCCGCAGTACGATGTTACTGTTCGCGGAGCCGTTTCAATTGGCCGGCGTTTAATGGATCCACTGGCCGAGTTGGTAAAAATCGATCCGAAAAGTATTGGCGTTGGACAGTACCAACACGACGTAGATCAGAAAAACTTAAAAAGCAGCCTTGATTCGGTGGTTGAATTGAGTGTAAACTCGGTAGGTGTAAACCTGAATACTGCCAGCAAACATCTGTTAACCTATATTTCAGGACTTGGCCCGCAACTGGCGGAGAACATAACAAATTACAGAAAAGAAAACGGAATGTTTGAATCGCGCGAGGCTTTAAAAAAAGTCCCCAGAATGGGACCAAAAGCCTTTGAACAAGCCGCAGGTTTTCTCCGGATTCCTGAAGCTGTTAATCCGCTTGACAATTCAGGAGTGCATCCTGAGTCGTACAAAATTGTAAAACAAATTGCCAAAGATCTGAAATGCACACTGGCCGATTTAATCCGAAACGAAGAGTTGGTTTCAAAAATTGATTTTCAGAAATATGTAACTGCCGAAATTGGTTTACCTACTTTAAACGACATTAAAGCAGAACTTTTAAAACCCGGTCGCGACCCGCGAAAACCGATTAAAGTTTTTGAATTTGCAGATGGAATTTTCTCGATAAATGATTTGCACGTGGGAATGGTTCTGCCCGGAATTGTAAACAATATTACCAAGTTTGGAGCTTTTGTTGATGTGGGAATTAAAGAATCGGGCTTAATACATGTTTCCGAAATGGCCGATCGGTTTATTTCCGATCCAAACGAAATAGTAAAACTGCACGAACACATTAAAGTGCGTGTAAAAGAGGTCGATATTCCGCGTAAACGGATTCAACTTTCGTTAAAAGGAGTGGAACAATAA
- the ffh gene encoding signal recognition particle protein — MFENLSDRLEKSFKILKGQGQITEINVAETLKDIRRALLDADVNFKIAKKFTDDVKTKALGQEVLTAVKPGQLMVKIVKDELAMLMGGTFTDIKLEGKPAVILMSGLQGSGKTTFSGKLGNMLKTKKGKNPLLVAGDVYRPAAIDQLKVLGEQIGVPVYTEEGNMDPVKIAKAAIKLAKENGHDVVIVDTAGRLAVDEQMMNEISAIKKAINPDEILFVVDSMTGQDAVNTAKEFNDRLDFDGVVLTKLDGDTRGGAAISIRSVVDKPIKFVGTGEKVDALDVFHPDRMADRILGMGDIVSLVEKAQEQFDEEEAKKLQAKLAKNTFNFNDFLKQINQIKKMGNLKDVVGMIPGMGKAMKGVEIEDDAFKHIEAIIFSMTAEERENPSIINGGRRKRIASGSGTNIQEVNRLLKQFTETRKMMKMVSQGKNVQRMMSGMQRQGRKF, encoded by the coding sequence ATGTTTGAGAATTTAAGCGACAGGTTAGAGAAGTCCTTTAAGATATTAAAAGGACAGGGACAAATTACCGAGATTAACGTGGCGGAGACGCTAAAAGATATTCGTCGTGCATTGTTGGATGCCGATGTCAACTTTAAAATTGCCAAGAAATTTACCGACGATGTAAAAACCAAAGCCCTTGGGCAAGAGGTTTTAACTGCCGTAAAACCAGGCCAGTTGATGGTAAAAATCGTAAAAGACGAACTGGCCATGTTAATGGGTGGTACTTTTACCGACATAAAACTGGAAGGCAAACCGGCTGTTATTTTAATGTCGGGTTTACAAGGTTCCGGTAAAACTACTTTCTCAGGGAAGCTTGGAAACATGCTTAAAACCAAAAAGGGTAAAAATCCTCTTTTGGTAGCCGGCGACGTTTATCGTCCGGCGGCAATCGATCAGTTGAAAGTGTTGGGCGAGCAAATTGGAGTTCCTGTTTATACCGAAGAAGGCAACATGGATCCGGTAAAAATTGCCAAAGCCGCAATTAAACTGGCAAAAGAAAACGGCCACGATGTTGTAATTGTGGATACCGCAGGTCGTTTGGCTGTTGACGAGCAGATGATGAATGAAATTTCTGCCATTAAAAAAGCCATCAATCCGGATGAAATTTTGTTTGTGGTTGACTCGATGACGGGTCAGGATGCGGTAAATACAGCCAAAGAATTTAACGATCGCTTAGATTTTGATGGTGTTGTTCTTACCAAACTCGACGGTGATACACGAGGTGGTGCTGCCATTTCAATTCGTTCGGTAGTTGATAAACCGATTAAGTTCGTTGGTACCGGCGAAAAAGTGGATGCACTCGATGTTTTCCACCCCGACAGGATGGCCGACCGTATTTTGGGAATGGGTGATATTGTTTCGCTGGTTGAAAAAGCACAGGAACAATTCGACGAAGAAGAAGCCAAAAAATTACAAGCCAAACTGGCAAAAAATACCTTCAATTTTAACGACTTTTTGAAACAGATTAACCAGATTAAAAAAATGGGTAATCTGAAAGATGTGGTTGGAATGATACCCGGAATGGGAAAAGCCATGAAAGGTGTTGAAATTGAGGACGATGCATTTAAACACATTGAAGCCATTATATTTTCGATGACTGCTGAAGAGCGCGAAAATCCTTCGATCATTAACGGTGGTCGCCGGAAACGAATTGCATCGGGATCGGGTACCAACATTCAGGAAGTAAACAGGTTGTTAAAACAATTTACTGAAACCCGTAAGATGATGAAAATGGTTTCGCAAGGTAAAAACGTACAGCGAATGATGTCCGGAATGCAACGTCAGGGACGGAAATTCTAA
- the folD gene encoding bifunctional methylenetetrahydrofolate dehydrogenase/methenyltetrahydrofolate cyclohydrolase FolD has protein sequence MELIDGKKIAAEIKLEIAEEVKTLMANGGKQPHLAAILVGHDGGSETYVAYKIKDCEAVGFKSSLIRYEDDVTEEELLAKVHELNNDADLDGFIVQLPLPKHISEEKIIEAIDPKKDVDGFHPINVGRMVIGMPSFVSATPYGIVELIKRYNIETSGKNCVVLGRSNIVGRPMSVLMSQKSINATVTVAHSRTENLKEVCANADILIVAMGYPEFVKADMVKEGAVVIDVGTTRVKSDQTKSGFKLKGDVLFDEVAPKCSYITPVPGGVGPMTRTSLLLNTLLSAKKEIYK, from the coding sequence ATGGAATTAATTGACGGGAAAAAAATAGCAGCAGAAATTAAGCTGGAAATAGCTGAGGAGGTAAAAACTTTAATGGCAAATGGAGGGAAACAACCTCATTTGGCTGCCATTTTGGTGGGCCACGATGGAGGTAGCGAAACTTATGTTGCCTACAAAATTAAAGACTGCGAGGCGGTTGGTTTTAAATCGTCGTTGATTCGTTACGAAGACGATGTTACCGAAGAAGAACTTTTGGCAAAAGTACATGAGCTAAATAACGACGCTGATTTAGATGGATTTATCGTTCAGTTGCCTTTGCCAAAGCACATTTCGGAAGAAAAAATAATTGAGGCGATCGATCCTAAAAAAGATGTGGATGGATTTCACCCGATAAATGTTGGACGGATGGTAATTGGTATGCCATCGTTTGTTTCGGCAACACCTTACGGAATTGTGGAGTTGATAAAACGCTACAACATCGAAACCAGTGGTAAAAACTGTGTTGTTTTGGGCCGCAGTAATATTGTTGGTCGTCCAATGAGCGTATTAATGTCGCAAAAGTCGATTAATGCTACGGTTACAGTGGCACACAGTCGTACCGAGAATTTGAAAGAAGTTTGTGCCAATGCCGATATTTTAATTGTTGCAATGGGCTACCCTGAATTTGTAAAAGCCGACATGGTAAAAGAAGGTGCTGTTGTAATTGACGTGGGTACTACGCGTGTAAAATCGGATCAAACAAAATCAGGCTTTAAATTAAAAGGCGATGTATTGTTTGATGAGGTTGCACCAAAGTGTTCGTATATCACTCCTGTTCCGGGAGGTGTAGGACCAATGACACGTACTTCGTTATTATTAAATACCCTGTTGTCTGCAAAAAAGGAAATCTATAAATAG
- a CDS encoding DUF3276 family protein has translation MESAESKEGVKKIDSKFKQEIHSKVIRAGKRTYFFDVKSTRNDEYYLTITESKKRFGDNGKFSYEKHKIFLYKEDFAKFMDSLQEVVDYIHEKQPEEITAQEENADTREEVLVEETESVKNYTNVDFEDI, from the coding sequence ATGGAAAGTGCTGAAAGTAAGGAGGGGGTTAAGAAAATTGATAGCAAATTCAAACAGGAAATTCATTCAAAAGTAATCCGAGCAGGCAAAAGAACTTATTTTTTTGATGTAAAAAGTACCCGCAACGACGAGTATTATTTAACCATAACTGAAAGTAAAAAACGTTTCGGCGATAATGGTAAGTTTTCATACGAAAAGCATAAGATCTTTTTGTACAAAGAGGACTTTGCAAAATTTATGGACAGTTTACAGGAAGTGGTGGATTATATTCACGAGAAACAGCCCGAAGAAATTACCGCACAGGAAGAGAATGCAGATACCCGGGAAGAAGTGTTGGTTGAAGAAACCGAATCGGTTAAAAACTATACCAACGTTGACTTTGAGGATATTTAG
- a CDS encoding sialidase family protein, with protein sequence MKAQLLVIFTIIILTVCSCKPSTRDKKQVEVEILSTEFVSDSTQYAQCHASTIIETKDGFLMAYFGGTHERHPDVSIYTSEYKNGQWGIPVKVADGVINDSLSYPTWNPVLFRGADKRISLFYKIGPSPNDWWGIFMYSDDEGRTWSEPEKLPSTILGPIRNKPLLLKSGIILSPSSTEETHELWKSHIERSEDEGKTWEKIAIPSPDSVKVIQPALLYYSDTKIQALLRSNQNVIMESWSTDEGKTWSEVAVTGILHPNSGIDAVGLQSGAKLLVNNPMESGKSWEAGRNKLDLYYSEDGKNWANIYSLENHPEGEFSYPAIIQSNNGEVHITYTYNRSKIKHVRLKITHK encoded by the coding sequence ATGAAAGCTCAATTATTGGTCATATTCACAATTATTATTTTAACAGTTTGCTCGTGTAAACCGTCAACCCGGGATAAAAAACAAGTAGAAGTCGAGATTCTGTCTACTGAGTTTGTATCCGACAGTACACAATATGCGCAATGCCATGCCTCAACCATTATTGAAACCAAAGATGGTTTTTTAATGGCCTATTTTGGAGGTACACACGAGCGTCATCCCGATGTTAGCATTTACACCTCAGAATATAAAAACGGACAATGGGGAATTCCCGTAAAAGTCGCAGATGGAGTAATAAACGACTCGCTTTCCTATCCAACCTGGAATCCGGTTTTGTTTAGAGGTGCCGATAAACGCATTTCTCTTTTTTACAAAATTGGACCAAGTCCGAACGATTGGTGGGGAATATTTATGTATTCCGACGATGAAGGTCGAACATGGTCGGAACCCGAAAAACTTCCTTCAACTATTCTGGGCCCGATTCGGAATAAACCACTTCTGTTAAAATCGGGAATTATACTCAGCCCTTCAAGCACCGAAGAAACTCACGAATTGTGGAAGTCGCACATCGAGCGATCGGAAGACGAAGGAAAAACCTGGGAAAAAATCGCAATTCCTTCGCCCGACTCAGTAAAAGTAATACAGCCTGCTTTGCTGTATTATTCCGATACTAAAATTCAGGCGCTTTTGCGAAGTAACCAAAATGTAATTATGGAAAGCTGGTCAACCGACGAAGGTAAAACCTGGAGTGAGGTGGCAGTAACGGGCATTTTGCATCCCAACTCCGGTATTGATGCAGTTGGTTTACAATCGGGAGCAAAACTTCTGGTAAATAATCCGATGGAAAGTGGCAAATCGTGGGAAGCAGGCCGCAACAAACTCGACCTTTATTATTCGGAAGACGGTAAAAACTGGGCCAATATTTATTCGCTCGAAAATCATCCGGAGGGAGAATTCAGCTATCCTGCAATTATTCAAAGTAACAATGGCGAGGTGCACATTACCTATACCTACAACCGGAGTAAAATAAAACATGTTCGCCTTAAAATCACCCATAAATAG